The Nomia melanderi isolate GNS246 chromosome 3, iyNomMela1, whole genome shotgun sequence genomic interval ttattcaagaatatttgggagtcattgaaatgttacctttaaatggtacaattgtgatactacaaataaatataaaaaaaattgttaaaacaggtagaggtcgcaataaaatagaacgtcgagtctgactcgacataggactgctaagggttaaagtactCATCCCTTGGAGCAGAGTGATTCGTTAGCTTCATTCACAGTTGATAGTGAACGTGCCAGTCGCCGTGGAGTTCGACATCCGTAATTCCAGCAAAATGACCTTTTATTATACCTGGGATCTGGGTATGACGCCGGAACTCTGCACCAGGAACGCCTACAGCGTCGAGATGCTTCAAAGGGCAGGACACGTGGCCAGCGAATCTCGTTCAACCTGTAATTTAGCGGTCACGACGTTGCAGAAAACTGTGATCAAAGATCACTGCGTTACCCTGAAGGCAGGTCGACTGAAATCCCCTCGTCGTGTAAAATTGCTTCGAGCGAGTATAACACGAATTAATTACAGATTAGCAACGGCCCGACATATCGGTTCTTACTGAAAGCCACCTCGAAGAAGATGGCTGTCCAGTTCAGCTTCGACCGCCACGACTTCGGCTCGTGTTACATTCAAAATGCAAATGGGATATTCCATGCAACAGAACTTCGAGTGACGAACTCGGAGAACAAGCCTGTCATGTGACGATCTTTGGTTGCtcctttaacgctaggtttacggaacgcgtcggtTTGACTTGTATCGAACTTTATAGACATCGTTTGGAAAAGGTTCACaacgattttaacactagaactgccgagcaatacgattaatatgcaattcccataaaaattgtaacaatagattattttcagtttctgacattcattatagtactgaaatgaaactattcattttcaacatcatttcgaatattcaatgcttcgaagataccaatcattgctaaacaaaaaaatcgaaaccagtcatttcgaatattcaatgcttcgaagataataattgcttaacaaaaaaatcgaaaccagtcattttgactgctacgtagttctagtgttaaccctttgcactcgaaaatacTTTTCTCAAGAAAACAATGTCACAAAGTGACAATAAACTAAGTGACAGAACCATTTCATTTCgacgttccatgtgttgatacattatagacagtttaatattgaatttgagattttatcattttcttaggtcaaatcaaatggcgaggcAAAGgcttaattaatacaattatatgaatgtatatactTATTGACTACTTTTAAACatagtttgaattttattatttatttattgtgcaatcGGTATAATATTGATACATTTAAATATGATTGAAATTAGAGGATTCGCAAGATCCAAACGAACATTTTCACTTTTCCGAAGACCATAAATTGTAcaaatgtctgtaaacctagtaaCTCTATCGCGTGATTGTTGtattaattggaaataatttcGATGCAGACTTGAATGCAATTACGAGGACCAACCGCATTTATCCGTCGACTTGAACCCGATCTCCGAAGCAGTGGCAGCTCGATCGACGGTCGTTATACCGATCATTTTTCGAGCACTGAAGGAGGCGAGGTACCGCGAGTGCTTAATCTTCAAAATCAACTCGAGGAACGAGAAGAGAATAGTTATTACCGGCGAAGGAATACCATACAGGGCAAGTATTCATCGCGGAGCCCGACGATCGAGTTTGTTAAAACTTCGGGGGACCGTAGGAAAACTTGAAACGGCTACTTAATCCCCCGCCGAGAAACTTTACTCGGCGGAAACTTAGCTAATTTAGTttcttgaaaatgtatttttcaaccTTTTTTTCTTAACCATTATAACAGCGTCACACGCGAAAAGAAAGAATgcaagagaaagaggaaagtaaaaggaaaaagaatcAAGCAACACGAAGaatgcaataattattattaacctttcAACTGCGCGTTTCTCAAACGTGAATGTTAATAAAACCATAACTCGAGATGAActagattattataataaacattgcgCAATGATACATTCCGATACAAAAATGATTTGTCCGATGAACGCGGAACCGAAAAGCTGAGAAGTCAAATTGAACTCGAATGAGTTAACTCGTCATTCCcagttaattaaccctttgacgcctctcagtcgccatttgacacagcaaaactgtaaagtttgatatttaatattaaactttgtataatgcatcaatgtacgagatattgaaagaaaatagtttctcaATGCATGTGAGGATCATTCCTCGATTCATCTGTATctctttagaaaatattgaatatttccggtaaaaagcttccggagtgcaaagtgttaatatgtaGTCATCATAAAAATTTCTAGATTCGATTGGTAAATCCCCGAGACACGTCCGTGGATCTAGGCACCGTGTCGATCGGCAAAATCGTCCAGAAGAAGGTGTCAGTGGTGAACGAGGGTTCGGCGGTACTAAACGTGAAATTCGATCTGACGAAAAATCTGGCCGCCTATGAAAAATACCGTGACCGGGAGAAATTTTGCCCGGCGTATCAACCCAGCGAGGACGTGCAGGGAATAGATAGAGCCTCTGTCATAGAAACGAAACGCTCGTGGACCGTGGACACGGAGCTGCAGACCAAAGAGCCGAGGCTCTCGGAGGTTCTACAGGTGCAGCCGTCGTCGACCGTCGCTTTGCACCCGAATAAAAAGGTCGATGTGACCGTGAGGTACAAGCCGACGTGCAGAATGAGAAGATTCACGGGAAATGTGAGCGTTCAGACGTCTTCCACCATTTTACCGCTGTTCGTGGTACACGGAAGCTGCGTCGGACCGGAATTCCGGCTGAACGGGACGTATTTCTCGCTTGGAACGATCGTCGAGGGCTGCACGGGCAAGGCTAAGGTGGTGCTGATGAATACCGGGGACATAGGCGCGAGGTTCTTCAACATTATTAGAGATTTCTTTCGTttaccactaaaactactgatcAATCGAAGtgattttttccaatttttctgttGGAACTCTAAGAgtcattgagatttcaattaacactagaactacatagcagtcaaaatgactggtttcgatttttagcaattattgatatcttcgaagcattgaatattcgaaatgattttgaaaatagtttcatttgagtactatgatgaatgtctgaagaaactggaaataatctattgttagaatttttatgggaattgtgtattaatcgtattaatcggtagttctactgttaactgatgattcagtttgcatattattcaatcaatttctttaataatttctcaaagaagcatcTGATAACCTTAATTTAGGAATGAGTTAGTTTGACCCgtagtaattctagtgttaacacactCGTGACATAATTTCCCAAAATTTATCAGCGTAACGTAGGACTACATTATTAGCACTCtactaaaaaaattgaaaataacgtaataatacATCTCTAGCATTCTactaaaagaatgaaaaatgacTCGAGATTGCGTTACGGGTATTCAGCTAAAAAATGTCACGAATgtctcgaatgtgttaatataaagGGAGACAGCTCGCGGCATTCATACGAAAATCAGCGCACGATAATTAATTTAGATTTAAGTGGAACACGTCGAAATTGCCGGCGGATTTTACGATCAGCCCCGTGTCCGGCTATTGCTCCCCCGGAATGGATGTCAACTTCGTTATCAAGTTCCAACCCTCTCGGCAAGGCAGTTTAATTGAGGGTGTGGTGAGTGGACGACCCCGTTTCCCGTTCCGGCGTACAAATATTTCGAGCAATCTTTTAATTACAGCGTCTACATCTCCCGCGAGACTCCTACAATTCCAATTAATTAACCTTGTTCACCGTGGAAGACGATTTAACTCGTCACCTGTATCCTTCTTCTGCTATACGTCGCCTTAATTATTCACCGACGGTTCTTCGATCCGATTCGATCGTGATATCTGcattaaaatcgaattttttgtattcatttttttgttagtttattcaattatctctaaaagaattgatgtttCTTCATTTAGATCTGTGAATCAGAGgctttaccctttgcactcgcgaggtgaccctcagtcaccatttgatctgatttgcaaaattttaaagtcttatatataatattaagctttgtatgatacgtcaatatatggaatattgaaataaaataactttaattaataagaaaacatatataagaTTAAGAAGATAAGATTAATAactttaattaataagaaaacatgtataaaattaagaagataagactaataattcaattaataagaaaacatatataaaattaagaagaaaaggttaataactttaattaataaaaaaacacatataaaattaagaagagttattttatttgaatattccatatattgccgcatcatacaaagcttaacattatacataaaactttataattctgcaaatcagatcaaatggtgactgagggtcacctctcgagtgcaaagggttaagtcttcaaagaacatcgtctgtatctcttcGAAGAATAGTGAATAATTCTagtaaaaactttcgagtgcaaagggttaaatagaattaaaatacacatttatataatcTCGCCGATCAAAATCGACGCAAACGTatcaaataatgcttataaaattcagtacgcgtcgaatcgacgggtttcgtaaacctagcgtCAAATCCGGTCATCGCGCTAACGATTTCTCGCAAAGATCTGCTCGAACAATCTCTCGTTCTAAGGGATGAAACTTTCGCGACGGTGTATTCCAGGCGACAGTGGAGATCGAGAAGTATGATGCCCTGAAGATAAGGGTCACCGGTAGCTGCTGTAAACTGCCAGAACCAAtcgagactgtcgttttcgcctGCATAGTCCGCCAGCGAGAAACGCGAGCCATGACGATCGCTAACGATACAAATTTACCTTGGAAACTGATCCCCGAAGTGACCGGCAATTATTTCTCGGTCGATGAAGCTTTCCACGTCCCTGCGAAAGGATCTGGCTCTTGCCTGATCACTTACGCACCCACAGTCATGAACACCGAGGATACTCAGCACACTGTAAAATATTCTCAACTCACCGATGATCGGTTTATTCCATCTTGCTATTTTTTCCAGGGTACGCTGTTGATTAAATTACCGGACGAAGCGAGTCCCTTGGTGTACTCCCTTCGAGGGAACAGCTTGCCCCCGCAGGTCTCGGCTAGAATTCGCAGACAATTCCCCGCTAAAACGAAATTCACCGAACTGTTGCCTGTTCACAATTGGCTCGGCGAGCAGCAACGATTTCGCTGTAAAATCGAATCGACGACCAGCTCTCTACAGTTAAAGGTGCGACTTTAACGCGTTCGTTTCAGTAGCAAGCTTCGTTGCTACCGTGTCTTATCGAATGCAACGAATCGTCTTCGTAAAATGCGAATAAAATTCAAGTCGCGTCAACCATGATGATTTTACACGCAGAAATGCGTAAAAGTAAATCCTCTTCAAGCTAGACGTAAAATGTTAAGCGTTTCAATTAGCGTCAATTCGTGAGACGATCTCTCCATCCCTAATTTCGTCTTTCCGTCGCAGCGAATCCCGTTCCACGCGTTTTCCGGCAACGACAGAATCGATGTTCCGCCCAGCAGCCATCGGGACTATCGCGCGGTGTTCCATTCTTTCGAGGCGCACGTTTTTCGCTTCAAGGTACCATTATAGCGATCGAAAATTCCATCTAGAAACGGAACGTCCTCGCAGCGTTGCTGCCTTTTCATTTTTCCGGGCGAATCCAGGTGACGTTCAGCAACGAGGACGGCGAGTACCAGTTCTACGAAATCGAGTACGACGTGACGGAACCGGAAGTCCTCGAATCTATCAAATTGTCGACCCCCGCACGGTCGCGAGCGTGTTACAGTTTAAAGCTGGAAAATCCGCTGGATCGAGACCCGATTACTTACACGGCGGCGTGTCGGCATCCTTTCGTCGCGATCCACGATGTGCCGAAGATCGTGCCGCCTTCATCGAGCGTACGTTGTAAATGACTGAAACAAgctcgttaacgcgttgactgccatcgcgatcaatatatttaatagtttcgataatttcttcttcatttctccatgattactttattttattaaacgatcacaccttttctccatttccctgcaagtttgaccttgaatgaccttcagtcataggtcgttgaattcgtcttgaaaCGCACTATTTGACGGTGGATAAAAAATGTGtcgttctatttaaaaaaagagagttgaccttcacctcacctcGGAGTGAccatattcgactgtaacgctttataacttccaccctgtatatgatgacctatgtaaaataaatatatctaacACTCTGAGTaatcaaataacaatataaagtaAGCATcgcgataccaaataattaaccctctataggcccatgtaactttgaagtcaggTATCAGTAtactggcatcttgttgatttatttcattttgcactcaaagtggcgaataaaatgaagtaatcatgaagaaatgaagaagaaattattgaaactttaaataaattaattttgtactacatagattttgttataatcgtgaacaaaaattcggcccatagagggttaacaatCGTTTCCATACATCTTTGCTGCGAAAAAACAAGTAACGCGCAACGCTGAAAAAGccagtggcagtcaacgcgttaaaattcAGCGGATTAGTTCCATCCCTCGCGGTTCGAAATCGCAGTTACCGTTAAAAAGCTCGGCGAGTTTATGTTGCGAAACGTGAAATCGCAGGAACACGTAACCGTGGAGTTCCATCCGATGCTGCAAACCGAAGAGACGGTCGTTAAGCTCGACGTTTACTGCGAGGAACTCGGTCATTTTCCGTATGAATTAAGATTGAAGGCCGCTACGGCGTTTCCGGAAAAAGTGACCCGCGCGAACGCAATACTTGGCGCCTCTTGCACGTTTCCGCTTCTCGTGGCGAACGGCACCGCGAGCAAAGCTGAATTTACGATTCAAGTATGATCTGCATGAAGTAATATTCTCTTCTTCGCTGTGAACAATAAACAATTCccggataaattgatttaaccccttgccttataagaACGCGTCAGACTCGCGGAGATTTTGACGAATATCGACATTGCGAGATGAAATGTCCATATTTAGAAaagtaagtcgcaaacaaatgattcaattattcaaacagcaagagaaaaaattaacaaaaaaatgtttaatttaaaatttttttttctttttcaacaactctttctattatttaagcaatcgatgtataaattaacttcatctgctggaggtttcgtatatttcgaagaatcttcgtccgcaaagggttaaagagaatTTGCAAAGGGCAAATATTACaatccttttgaattcaaatattattcttctgttatcagtaattatactttagagtatgcctagaatttttctctttttccgacAAATTATTAACGGCAAAGTAGTtgtcatagttgagaaataaatcatacggcaaggggttaatccttaGACGACATATTCTCAGATTCTAATTTCCGGTTAGATAGTAAAAACCATACAGTTTAacttattaatgataaaataatgaatttattttaaaacttctCACAAAAGTACCTTCGCAATtccaaaaattgtaaaatacaaattttcaagtgGTTCAAATTGTTAAGTTATATTTTACACTGATTTCTAGGTGGATAACGACTGCTTTGCGACACGAAAACAGATCGAAGTATCAGAGTTTAGTAAGGGAACGATAGAAGTCACTTTCGAGCCGTACTGCATCGAAAATGTAGCTGCCACGTTAACCGCCTCTTCGAGGACTGCAGGAATCTTTGTGTAAAAGAATGAATGACGGAAGATAAACGGATAATTCGATAAATTCTTCCAATTCCTTTGTAGGTTTCCTTTGATGGGCACCTCCTCTGTGCCAAAACCCTGCGGACCGTACATCGTCTCGCAGGAGTCACCAATATTGATACGcttcaagaatatttttaaagaaactaaaacTTTCAACTTCGTCGTTGACGTTCCCACAAGTTTCGCGGTTGAAACACAGTCGGCTACTTTGGATTCGAAAAAAGTAGGTTTCGAATGAGTCTTCATAATATTATGAAGattcttcaattaaatattttttcttttagcaCATCGATATTAAAGTGAAACTAATTGGTAACGAAGAGAAGGAAATTATGGAAAAGTATCCAGTTGCAGGAAAGCTTCTGATATATTGTACTGATCGCGATCATTCGCATATTAATTGGGTATATTATTTAAGAGGAGTTTTcgagtgaaataaaattaattaaattgtttttttaattgttatctGAAACGTGGAAGAAGTATATAGATTTCTAGTCAACTACCCTAACGTCAATCTTGTAAATAAAATAgcaataatattgaattgattGGCAAATATAATcaggaaaattaaagatttttaaatcATCAAGATTATGccataaaaataagttttaatttGTATCGcgtgtaaaattattattttattttccatacaCTCCTGGCTCGACGAGTCTACGATACGGTACTGGCGTAAGCGCAGCCAATCAGCTGTTTCTACTTCTTTCTTCAAGTTATTATACTATCAAACTAGTGCCCCTTTGTGTTAAATTTTGTTCTCGTCTAAGACTGAAGTTCtccgtgaaatatttttaaaatagccATTTATCAGGACTGTACAGCAGATTAGCATAATTGTACAACCATTTGGTTTCACGTTCGGCAAAAATACGATTGCGATGTATACCCAACCTCATTTTCTCAGCCGCTGAACAAACGGAGCAACCATGTAAGCTGTCGAAACTATTCCAATGTGTCATTTAAACCGAACATTTCTCGCGGACGGTGTATCCACGTTTGGTTCTGCCGAGTGTTGGTGTCCCCGGTGATCTTTTTCCATCGATTTTCCTCAATGAAGTTTCTCGATAAGACAAACCCGTACAACGTAAATTCGTAGTACCGGTCCTAGGGATCGAAACCTCCTTAGTCTCAGCCTCGCAATGGCTGAGAAATCTAGGAAAATATTGACAAGGTTTCATCCCACTCATGGGGAGAACATTGTGCTCATGGAAGACAGCACTGTAGCTTATCGTACTACCAGCTTTGCCAATTCCCTGGCTTTCAGCGAGAAACCCTTGCAACCGGGGGAGATCTTTCTGGTAGAGATTGAGAGGACCCAAGGAGGATGGAGCGGGCACATGAGACTTGGGCTCACCTTGATTGATCCTGGCTCTATGAATGGTAGCCTGCCAATGTTCGCGCTACCTAATCTGGTCAAGCTAGGCAACACGTGGGTGTTCGCTATTACCAGTACTAATGCTATATCGGGATGCTTAGGAATCATGAGATACAGTGAGAATTCGTTTACTTGAATGCGTTACATCTTTTAAGTAGTAGTAACAACTTTTCAGCTCttaataatatactttaataatAACTAATCAATGAAATTGTTGTTTTTTAAGGTGAAGGAATACCATCTAGAGAAAAGAAATTAGTTACCGATGGTATTAATGTTCAGACATCTCGAGGAGTTATTCCAATGAATGCGCTTAGACCAAACACAATTGATTCTTTTCAAAATATCCTACCCATGGATGCTGGGAGTCGTATTGGAATTATGTATGTGCCGCAGGCTGGCTCTGACAAGGCAGAAATGCACTTTATAATTAATGGAGAAGACCAAGGAGTTTGCGTGAAGGATATACCTTACAAGGCAGGACCCTTGCGAGCAGTAGTAGATGTGTACGGTACTACCAAACAAGTCAGGATAGTTCAATTGTATGGTGGTAAGTTTAGATTACTTTTTCGACGTGACGTCTCTACCAGTACTCTCATCTGTCTTTTTAACAATCGTATGTTTCAGCAGTATCCACCCTACAGAGTGCCTGCCGTGATGCTATACTACAGTATACCAAGGGAAATGCAATCGACTCGCTTCCTCTTCCGCGGGTTCTGAAAGATTATTTACTATACCAATCCCAGTGAAAGTCGGGTGTCATTCCATCTTGTCCCTCGGCGTTTatctttcacttttatttagATAACGGTTTTAGTGCTCGTCATTCTTTTGCAATTTAATGCTCTCACAAGTTGCAACGCGTTATAACGCGTGAATCGtgctttcatttattaattacattattttaggAGAAACGAAAGCattctacaaaaaaaaaaaaacaaatgctGCTCTCGTCGTTCCAGGTAGgcgtttcttttatttgtataattcacACCGCGCGGGTGACGTATGTTATTTTCGTTAGAATTGTAAATTATCGTCCGAGACACGTGTGAATGCTAAAATTCCGACCTgtacataatgtaagaaatcGTTGACTGAGCACCCGTCAATTTTTGATGGACAAGAGAACGAACATTCTCTCAGTGCGTTAGCATTTATTGCTGCTACACGTTCGCAGTTATAATCGTACGAATCTATTAGGCTCACACTGTTGTGGGTAACATTCTTTTCTACTCTTACCACCCACTGTATTTCGTACAGATATTGTAGAGTTGAGTTGGGCGCACTGTTAATACTCGCAAAGATTGATCTGATCGATGTAAACAGTTAAGTTCAACatgttttttcaaaataaacgtatctataaaaaaaaacacagaCTACTAGACAGCAAACTTTATTGCGCGTAGTTCAACGTTTATTAATTGGTTTATTATTTCCCAGCTGAAAAATGCTACTTCCAACGATAAGTATCTGAaacgtattttatatttagcaaATAATCGCCAGCgtttattttctgtaatattttattgtacaaataACTTTTAATCGCAATCTTTCTTCCAGAGTAACCGATGGAACTTTCCCTTTGTAATTATGTATTTCATACAATAGGATACGCGGATTTGCTTGTCGGAAGCCTAACGGCTAACAATATTGTACAAGTAAATAAGACAATAACGAACGAAAGCCATCTTATCAGAATCGACGTACATCTCCAAGTCGATTGTTTCTTCTCAGAGGACACAAGATTCGTGTTGTCCTCCGTACTCGCCTCCATCTGAGCAGCCACTTTTGGATCCGAAACGGTCACTAGGAATACTTGACCGACTCTGCTCTTCAGAATGAAGGTCGAAGCCGAAGATACCCATGAAGGCGCGTCGATAGTCAGCCCATGCATGTGGCGCAGGACACTCGTTAACATCAGTGCAAACATCGCCAAGAGAAAGGAGTCTTCATAAAGAAGGACTGAAAAAGCAAGAATTCCTTCAACGTCCAGTatgttgattaatttttatttcatcaattAACCAGACAgtcttcaaataataaataagaaaattaatccaCTGCAAGCTTagccctctgtaggcccatgtaactttgaagtcacatgtcagtatattggaatcttgttgatttatttcattttgcactcaaagtggtgagtaaaattaaataatcagttaacttaaacttttgtacgctcaggcgtgaaagtttaacgtcattgtagcttgaaagttacaaaatatactcgtttgatgaaattattgaaactattccatacattgttaactcgtattcatatgtggatatttattaattttgtactgcatggATTTTGCTAtgatcacgaacaaaaattcgtcCCATACAGggttaaagaatatatttagacGATGTTTTTCATATTGCAGAACTCACCTAGTTTCGGAACACTGTGTCCATTAGAGGGGACTGTCCAAGCCATGTGCGTCAAGGCGAGTAGATGCATAATGAAGTTCAGACTGGCGAGTAGCATACGCTCGTCGGAATTCGGCTCTAGCCAGAGGATTATCAGAGTCACCGCGAACAGTACTACGCGTGAacaaacacgatagaattagCAGACATGACCACCATTCTACGCGGTTCGAATCGCTACAAACCTATGGCAATGGTAACGTAATTCACACCGTTGATGGATGACTGTCTTTGGAGAAGAATATTGTACGTTATCAATTTACTGCGGAAATCCGAACCAAACTTGGAGTCCACCACGCGTTCATTCATGGTAATATTGATCAGGCCCCATTCCTTGTCGCTTATAATTTCCTATTGAAACGagtattttactttttacagACACGCGAGCAGCGGAAAATCGCGTACCTTCTTGCTGTACTCAATGTTCGTGAAAGTCGTGTTAACGTCCTCGACGGAGT includes:
- the LOC116429227 gene encoding neuralized-like protein 2 isoform X2; translated protein: MAEKSRKILTRFHPTHGENIVLMEDSTVAYRTTSFANSLAFSEKPLQPGEIFLVEIERTQGGWSGHMRLGLTLIDPGSMNGSLPMFALPNLVKLGNTWVFAITSTNAISGCLGIMRYSEGIPSREKKLVTDGINVQTSRGVIPMNALRPNTIDSFQNILPMDAGSRIGIMYVPQAGSDKAEMHFIINGEDQGVCVKDIPYKAGPLRAVVDVYGTTKQVRIVQLYGVSTLQSACRDAILQYTKGNAIDSLPLPRVLKDYLLYQSQ
- the LOC116429227 gene encoding neuralized-like protein 2 isoform X1, whose translation is MAEKSRKILTRFHPTHGENIVLMEDSTVAYRTTSFANSLAFSEKPLQPGEIFLVEIERTQGGWSGHMRLGLTLIDPGSMNGSLPMFALPNLVKLGNTWVFAITSTNAISGCLGIMRYSEGIPSREKKLVTDGINVQTSRGVIPMNALRPNTIDSFQNILPMDAGSRIGIMYVPQAGSDKAEMHFIINGEDQGVCVKDIPYKAGPLRAVVDVYGTTKQVRIVQLYGAVSTLQSACRDAILQYTKGNAIDSLPLPRVLKDYLLYQSQ